A section of the Mycolicibacterium anyangense genome encodes:
- the mftD gene encoding pre-mycofactocin synthase MftD (MftD, an enzyme found in the mycofactocin biosynthesis locus, performs an oxidative deamination of 3-amino-5-[(p-hydroxyphenyl)methyl]-4,4-dimethyl-2-pyrrolidinone (AHDP). The resulting compound, now called pre-mycofactocin (PMFT), is a biologically active redox cofactor that can oxidize the non-exchangeable NADH of TIGR03971 family SDR-type oxidoreductases.) encodes MANAWFETVTEAQRRAQRRLPRSVYSSLIAGAQGGSTVTDNERAFTELGFAPHVIGVQAERDLTTTVLGQQISMPVLISPTGVQAVDPDGEVAVARAAASRGIAMGLSSFASKPMEEVIAANSKTLFQLYWLGSREDILARAMRAKDAGATGLIVTTDWVFNVGRDWGSPEIPERVNLKALMKLAPEIAVRPRYALRWVHGGKVTIPDLTVPNINGRHETAPTFFEAYGQWMETPPPTWDDLKWLREQWDGPFMVKGITRIDDAKRAVDIGATAISVSNHGGNNLDGTPATIRALGPVADAVGHQVEVLLDGGVRRGSDVVKALGLGARAVMIGRAYLWGLAANGQAGVENVLDLLRMGIDSTLMGLSLRSVREVTREHLLVPTGFEAALGTVA; translated from the coding sequence ATGGCCAATGCATGGTTCGAAACCGTCACCGAAGCTCAGCGCCGCGCACAGCGCCGGTTACCGCGCTCGGTGTACTCCTCACTGATCGCCGGCGCGCAGGGCGGCTCCACCGTCACCGACAACGAAAGAGCCTTTACTGAGCTGGGTTTCGCCCCGCACGTGATCGGCGTCCAAGCCGAGCGCGACTTGACGACAACGGTGTTGGGACAACAGATCTCCATGCCGGTTCTGATCTCCCCGACCGGGGTGCAGGCCGTCGATCCCGACGGCGAGGTTGCGGTGGCCCGTGCAGCCGCGTCGCGCGGGATCGCCATGGGGCTGTCCAGCTTCGCCTCCAAACCGATGGAGGAGGTGATCGCAGCCAACAGCAAGACGCTCTTCCAGCTCTACTGGCTGGGCTCACGCGAGGACATCCTGGCCAGAGCCATGCGCGCCAAGGACGCTGGCGCAACGGGATTGATCGTCACCACCGACTGGGTGTTCAACGTCGGGCGGGATTGGGGCAGCCCCGAGATACCGGAACGGGTCAATCTGAAGGCGCTGATGAAACTGGCGCCCGAGATCGCCGTGCGACCGCGGTACGCATTGCGGTGGGTACACGGCGGGAAAGTCACCATCCCCGATCTGACCGTGCCGAACATCAACGGTAGACACGAGACAGCACCGACGTTCTTCGAGGCTTACGGCCAATGGATGGAAACCCCGCCGCCTACCTGGGATGACCTCAAATGGTTGCGCGAACAGTGGGACGGACCGTTCATGGTCAAGGGAATCACGCGGATCGACGATGCCAAGCGGGCTGTCGACATCGGTGCCACGGCGATCTCGGTGTCCAACCATGGCGGAAACAACCTCGATGGGACGCCTGCGACGATCCGGGCGCTGGGGCCAGTCGCCGACGCGGTGGGACACCAGGTCGAAGTCTTGCTCGACGGCGGCGTCCGCCGGGGCAGCGACGTCGTCAAAGCGCTGGGCTTGGGTGCGCGCGCGGTGATGATCGGCCGTGCGTACCTGTGGGGCCTGGCCGCGAACGGCCAAGCAGGAGTGGAGAACGTGCTGGACTTGCTACGGATGGGCATCGACTCGACGCTGATGGGGCTCAGCCTTCGCAGCGTCCGCGAGGTGACCCGTGAACACCTACTAGTCCCAACGGGTTTCGAGGCTGCGTTAGGAACGGTTGCCTGA
- a CDS encoding mycofactocin-coupled SDR family oxidoreductase codes for MKRVLGKVALVTGAARGQGRAEAVKLAEEGADVIITDICAQPTATDYPSATIEDLAETARLVEKTGQRVVHSVADVRDLAALENLVRNGVSELGRLDIVVANAGIVSWGRFWEMEPQAWQDMIDINLTGVYNTLRAAAPVMIDAGNGGSIIATSSVAGIKSLPGQAHYSAAKHGVVGLAKSAAIELAPYRIRVNTVHPWGVNTPMGQMGADAQKVFTDNPSFGAAMGQYWFDPPISEPEDIANVVLFLASDESRTITGSQITPDHGATKI; via the coding sequence ATGAAGCGAGTGCTTGGCAAGGTCGCACTGGTCACAGGCGCGGCACGCGGACAGGGTCGAGCGGAGGCAGTCAAGCTCGCGGAGGAGGGCGCTGACGTCATCATCACCGATATCTGCGCACAACCCACCGCGACGGACTATCCCTCCGCCACCATCGAGGACCTCGCCGAGACCGCCCGCCTGGTGGAGAAAACGGGTCAGCGCGTCGTGCACTCCGTCGCCGACGTCCGCGACCTGGCTGCGCTGGAAAACCTTGTCCGCAACGGGGTTTCAGAACTGGGTCGACTCGACATCGTGGTGGCCAATGCCGGGATCGTCAGCTGGGGCCGGTTCTGGGAGATGGAACCACAGGCCTGGCAGGACATGATCGACATCAATCTCACCGGCGTCTACAACACCTTGCGTGCGGCAGCACCGGTGATGATCGACGCCGGCAATGGTGGATCGATCATCGCCACCAGCTCGGTGGCCGGCATCAAGTCGCTACCGGGACAGGCGCATTACAGCGCTGCCAAACATGGTGTTGTCGGCTTGGCGAAGTCAGCCGCGATCGAGCTGGCGCCCTACCGAATCAGGGTCAACACCGTCCATCCCTGGGGGGTGAACACGCCCATGGGCCAGATGGGCGCGGACGCACAGAAAGTCTTCACCGACAACCCGTCGTTCGGCGCGGCGATGGGCCAGTACTGGTTCGACCCGCCGATCTCCGAGCCAGAAGACATCGCCAACGTCGTGCTGTTCCTGGCCAGCGATGAATCCCGGACGATCACCGGCAGCCAGATCACCCCGGACCACGGCGCCACCAAGATCTGA
- a CDS encoding TetR family transcriptional regulator yields the protein MAEVGDLRHRRRQATELEISTVALAMFAANGFDNTTVEAIAAAAGVSIRTFHRYFRTKADAIAPILDNIWRTCIQAFADTDPDAPLIESLVDAFTLAADGEFSERYREFLLTLPNSPQLEPTWLRIHADSQRALRPLLAARLDMQPDDPTADFLSSVVISAFRVALQAHHDDPDVSEFALARDFLSLLRPCLE from the coding sequence ATGGCAGAGGTAGGTGACCTACGACACCGCCGCAGGCAGGCCACCGAGTTGGAGATCTCCACGGTTGCCTTGGCGATGTTCGCTGCCAACGGTTTCGACAACACCACCGTCGAGGCCATTGCCGCGGCCGCGGGAGTATCTATCCGCACCTTTCATCGGTACTTCCGCACCAAGGCGGATGCGATCGCTCCCATCCTGGACAACATTTGGCGCACCTGCATCCAGGCGTTCGCCGACACCGATCCGGACGCTCCCCTGATCGAGAGCCTCGTGGACGCGTTCACCCTGGCCGCCGACGGTGAGTTCTCCGAGCGCTACCGGGAATTCCTTCTCACGCTGCCCAATTCACCCCAACTCGAGCCGACCTGGCTGCGTATCCACGCCGACTCCCAACGTGCGCTTCGGCCGTTGCTCGCGGCCCGCCTCGATATGCAACCGGACGATCCGACCGCTGACTTCCTGTCGTCGGTGGTGATCAGCGCATTCCGGGTCGCGTTGCAGGCGCACCACGATGACCCCGACGTCTCCGAGTTCGCCCTTGCGCGGGACTTTTTGTCGCTCCTGCGCCCTTGTCTGGAGTGA
- a CDS encoding APC family permease: MSESLDTASTGEGELPAATTGSYNNELARSLGVGGNVMLTLSSISPAASVFILGGAAITSYGTGVFWGFLLGGVISLLIALCYAELGSRHPIAGADYALVARTLGPAAGVAVFFIGLISLPLLQAIFALGVADYLGVAISGADPLVTALVVTVLATVIACFNIRTNAWVTGSFLFVEMASLTLLTVLGVIHIERPVSAILVPQALDTSTGNLAPIGIAGLVLVITQGVLAQYGYGGAIYFSEETKNPRRNVARAVLWAAVITVVVEVIPLAAILLGSDSLTDLIGADLPVKEFLEQRAGSAITMFVLLSMALAILNANIALGLQAGRLLFSAARDQAMPAVIAKPLARISDSVHMPRVATIVMGVLSGLACFVPMTILVNATGATTAFSFAFIALAAIVVRRQRTKVPLDLYRMPLWPVPALLALAAIAGIIIIGVFDPNQWVSLGIAAGIVAVGFLYHFAYLRSRNETHLLLLDAAEADD, encoded by the coding sequence ATGTCCGAATCACTCGACACCGCATCAACCGGCGAAGGCGAACTGCCCGCCGCCACGACCGGTAGCTACAACAATGAACTGGCGCGGTCCCTGGGCGTCGGCGGCAATGTCATGCTCACCCTGTCGTCGATCTCGCCGGCGGCGAGTGTCTTCATCCTCGGGGGCGCGGCAATCACCTCGTACGGCACAGGAGTCTTTTGGGGCTTTCTGCTCGGCGGTGTGATCAGTCTGTTGATCGCGCTCTGTTACGCCGAACTGGGCTCCCGCCATCCCATTGCCGGAGCCGACTACGCGCTGGTGGCACGCACTCTCGGCCCTGCCGCGGGCGTCGCCGTGTTCTTCATCGGTCTCATCTCGCTGCCACTGCTGCAGGCGATCTTCGCCCTCGGTGTGGCCGACTATCTCGGGGTAGCCATCTCCGGAGCCGACCCGCTCGTCACCGCCTTGGTCGTGACCGTGCTGGCCACCGTCATCGCGTGCTTCAACATCCGTACCAACGCCTGGGTGACGGGCAGCTTCCTATTCGTCGAGATGGCGTCGTTGACGCTGCTGACCGTCCTCGGCGTGATCCACATCGAGCGTCCGGTCTCGGCAATCCTTGTGCCGCAGGCACTCGACACCTCGACCGGCAACCTGGCTCCGATCGGAATCGCGGGCCTGGTGCTCGTGATCACCCAGGGCGTGCTGGCCCAGTACGGCTACGGTGGCGCGATCTATTTCTCCGAAGAGACGAAGAACCCCCGCCGTAACGTCGCACGCGCCGTCCTGTGGGCCGCTGTCATCACCGTCGTCGTCGAGGTAATACCCTTGGCGGCAATACTTCTCGGATCCGATTCACTGACCGATCTGATCGGAGCGGATCTTCCGGTCAAGGAATTCCTTGAGCAGCGGGCCGGCTCGGCGATCACGATGTTCGTCCTGCTCTCCATGGCGCTGGCCATCCTCAACGCCAACATCGCCCTGGGCCTGCAGGCGGGACGCCTGCTGTTCTCCGCAGCTCGCGACCAAGCGATGCCGGCCGTCATCGCCAAACCGCTTGCCCGGATCTCTGATTCGGTTCACATGCCGCGCGTCGCGACGATTGTGATGGGTGTGTTGTCGGGGTTGGCCTGCTTTGTGCCGATGACGATTCTCGTCAATGCCACCGGCGCCACCACGGCGTTCAGCTTCGCCTTCATCGCACTGGCCGCCATCGTGGTGCGCAGGCAGCGCACCAAGGTCCCGTTGGACCTCTACCGGATGCCGCTATGGCCGGTGCCTGCGCTGCTGGCGCTCGCGGCAATCGCAGGCATCATCATCATCGGCGTGTTTGATCCCAACCAGTGGGTTAGCCTGGGCATCGCCGCGGGCATCGTGGCGGTCGGGTTCCTGTACCACTTCGCCTACCTTCGTTCACGCAACGAGACGCATCTGCTGCTGCTGGACGCTGCCGAGGCTGACGACTGA
- a CDS encoding TetR/AcrR family transcriptional regulator, with translation MARHRDQRARREALIEATYAAGGDLGLRALSLTDVAKRAGLTRGAVLYYYDDLDSLLVEAHAAGVARFCDERDREISGIEDPRRALDVAITMGLPSGPDDALMRLLYELDVMAGSSALHEQLVQELDRRQFATYHGIVSAGRRSGVFAPVLGDDLVATTLAMLEDGYGLHIVTDHTTTHDAAADGIRSVAEQLGCPTLRS, from the coding sequence ATGGCACGACATCGCGATCAACGGGCACGGCGTGAAGCGCTGATCGAGGCCACCTATGCCGCCGGTGGCGACCTCGGGCTTCGGGCCCTGTCGCTGACCGATGTCGCCAAACGCGCGGGGCTGACCCGTGGTGCCGTCCTGTACTACTACGACGACCTGGACTCCCTTCTGGTCGAGGCGCACGCCGCGGGCGTCGCCCGGTTCTGCGACGAACGGGATAGGGAGATCTCGGGGATCGAGGATCCGCGCCGGGCTCTCGATGTCGCCATCACGATGGGCCTGCCGAGCGGACCTGACGATGCGCTGATGCGTCTGCTCTACGAGCTCGATGTGATGGCGGGTTCCTCTGCGCTGCATGAACAGTTGGTGCAGGAACTCGATCGGCGCCAGTTCGCCACCTACCACGGCATTGTGTCGGCCGGTCGGCGCAGTGGAGTCTTCGCCCCGGTTCTGGGCGATGACCTCGTGGCGACGACGTTGGCGATGCTCGAAGACGGCTACGGGTTACACATCGTCACCGATCACACCACGACCCATGACGCGGCGGCAGACGGAATCCGCTCTGTTGCAGAGCAACTCGGCTGTCCCACGTTGCGGTCCTGA
- a CDS encoding SDR family NAD(P)-dependent oxidoreductase, translated as MTLSTGTPSGLSGGVIVTGAAQGIGERIARTLHARGYQVFLADIQTEKVAAVADDLGVGWSPVDICDPDKTTQMVESAIAAMGRVGALVNVAGIDGPYRASDKVDPEHWRTIIDADLSGPWWCIQSVLPHMLAQGGGRIVSIASIAGVIPCEGISVAYAAAKAGVIGMTMSLAQDLESRGILVNSIAPGVIGTTGEPMPPGELEKYREDFALGEGGPQPVADAVDYLLSDSGRWISGTVMNVTGGFWRGR; from the coding sequence ATGACGCTGAGTACAGGAACACCGTCCGGGTTGTCCGGCGGGGTGATCGTGACGGGCGCCGCGCAAGGTATCGGCGAGCGCATCGCGCGTACCTTGCACGCCCGCGGATACCAGGTCTTCCTGGCCGACATCCAGACCGAGAAGGTGGCGGCTGTGGCCGATGACCTCGGCGTCGGGTGGAGCCCGGTCGACATCTGCGACCCGGACAAGACCACGCAGATGGTCGAGAGCGCCATCGCGGCAATGGGCCGCGTCGGTGCCCTGGTCAACGTCGCCGGCATCGACGGTCCTTACCGGGCCAGCGACAAGGTCGACCCCGAGCACTGGCGCACCATCATCGATGCCGACCTCTCCGGCCCGTGGTGGTGCATTCAGAGCGTGCTGCCACATATGCTCGCCCAGGGTGGGGGGCGCATCGTGTCCATTGCCTCGATTGCGGGAGTCATTCCGTGCGAGGGGATTTCGGTGGCCTACGCCGCGGCCAAAGCCGGCGTGATCGGAATGACCATGTCGCTGGCACAAGATCTCGAATCACGCGGAATACTGGTCAATTCCATCGCGCCGGGCGTTATCGGCACCACCGGTGAGCCGATGCCCCCGGGCGAACTCGAGAAGTATCGCGAAGACTTCGCGCTCGGCGAGGGCGGTCCCCAACCGGTGGCCGACGCAGTCGACTACCTGCTGAGCGACAGCGGACGCTGGATCAGCGGAACCGTGATGAACGTGACCGGAGGCTTCTGGCGGGGACGCTGA
- a CDS encoding GMC family oxidoreductase yields the protein MTAARDCADVLIVGAGASGSVAALELATRGFHVVCLEQGDWTIPDDFPSGKPQWELSRLKHWNFSPNVRAHRSDYPVDASESPIEPLMFNGVGGSTILYAGHWVRALPSDFRVKSLDGVADDWPLTYEDLRPFYDELTYVVGVSGLAGDPAYPDEHTFPMPPLPIGKYGLVAAKGMDKLGWHWWPGPNAIASRGFKHRLACQRYGTCETGCPTGAKATTDLTHWREAIAAGAVLVTGARVSRLTVDGAGLVSGAEYVDRDGRLQHQSASVTMLAANGIGTPRLLLNSASARFPDGLANSSGLVGKRLMIHPLASVYGTYDDDLESHLGPTGQSLQSMQFYESDADRGFVRGGKWNLMSAPGMLRHVSWEPGRDWRDTMGPSFHQRLNRFGRYTEWGVTIEDLPEEHNQIVLHPTATDSDGIPAPKVRYTLSENSRRMIDFHLARMSEAHLAAGATSLDTIPVVRDSGWHLLGTARMGSDPATSVVDGYCRAHDVPNLYIIDGSVFVTSTGVNPTATIMAIALRASRRLAETSSAQQVWS from the coding sequence ATGACCGCTGCACGGGACTGCGCCGACGTGCTGATCGTGGGCGCTGGCGCGTCGGGGAGCGTCGCCGCACTCGAATTGGCCACCCGCGGCTTTCACGTCGTCTGCCTGGAGCAGGGTGACTGGACCATTCCAGACGACTTTCCCAGCGGCAAGCCGCAATGGGAGTTGTCGCGGCTGAAGCACTGGAACTTCAGCCCCAACGTGCGCGCGCACCGCAGTGACTATCCCGTCGATGCCAGCGAGAGCCCCATCGAGCCGTTGATGTTCAACGGCGTCGGCGGTAGCACGATTCTCTATGCGGGACACTGGGTTCGCGCCCTGCCGTCGGACTTCCGGGTCAAGTCTCTGGACGGGGTCGCCGACGACTGGCCACTCACCTACGAGGATCTGCGGCCGTTCTATGACGAGCTGACGTACGTCGTCGGGGTCTCGGGACTTGCCGGCGATCCGGCGTATCCCGACGAGCACACCTTTCCCATGCCGCCGCTGCCGATCGGCAAGTACGGGCTGGTGGCCGCCAAGGGTATGGACAAACTCGGCTGGCATTGGTGGCCAGGACCCAACGCCATCGCCTCGCGTGGGTTCAAACACCGTCTCGCATGCCAGCGTTACGGCACCTGCGAAACCGGTTGTCCGACCGGGGCGAAGGCCACGACGGACCTCACCCACTGGCGCGAGGCGATCGCGGCGGGGGCGGTGCTGGTCACCGGGGCGCGGGTGAGTAGGTTGACCGTGGACGGCGCCGGGCTGGTCTCCGGCGCGGAGTACGTCGACCGTGACGGCCGGCTCCAGCATCAGTCCGCGAGCGTCACCATGCTGGCCGCCAACGGAATTGGGACCCCGCGACTGCTGCTCAATTCCGCGTCGGCGCGCTTCCCGGACGGCCTGGCGAACTCGTCGGGACTGGTGGGCAAGCGCCTCATGATTCACCCCCTGGCGTCGGTCTACGGCACCTACGACGACGACCTCGAGAGCCACCTGGGCCCCACTGGGCAGTCGCTGCAGTCGATGCAGTTCTACGAGAGTGACGCCGATCGCGGATTCGTGCGCGGGGGCAAGTGGAACCTGATGTCGGCACCGGGGATGCTCAGGCATGTCAGCTGGGAGCCGGGCCGGGATTGGCGGGACACTATGGGTCCGTCGTTCCATCAGCGATTGAACCGGTTCGGCCGCTACACCGAATGGGGTGTGACCATCGAGGATCTTCCCGAGGAACACAACCAGATCGTGCTGCACCCCACAGCAACCGACTCCGATGGCATCCCCGCTCCGAAGGTGCGCTACACCCTCAGTGAGAACAGCAGGCGGATGATCGACTTCCACCTGGCCCGGATGAGCGAGGCTCACCTGGCAGCCGGGGCGACGTCGCTCGACACGATCCCGGTGGTACGAGACAGTGGCTGGCATCTGCTCGGTACGGCGCGAATGGGATCCGATCCGGCCACGTCGGTGGTGGACGGCTATTGCCGCGCGCACGACGTGCCGAACCTGTACATCATCGACGGAAGCGTCTTCGTGACGTCGACCGGAGTGAACCCGACGGCGACGATCATGGCCATCGCGCTGCGCGCGTCCCGTCGTCTCGCTGAAACGTCCTCCGCGCAACAGGTTTGGTCGTAG
- a CDS encoding gluconate 2-dehydrogenase subunit 3 family protein, with the protein MMLTIEQRGAYARLADVLIPPTETMPSATQAGVVDTLIDQVLRYRPDLVDDFAAAVEVCAGREPEAALDELAAGHQRAFAALTLLTAGAYALSPVVHRALNYTPPPRSVVDDLDGYVDLLAAVVERGFHTR; encoded by the coding sequence ATGATGCTGACCATCGAGCAGCGAGGTGCCTACGCGCGGCTGGCAGACGTTCTGATCCCGCCGACGGAGACAATGCCGTCGGCGACGCAGGCCGGCGTTGTCGACACGCTGATCGATCAGGTGCTGCGATACCGCCCGGATCTGGTGGATGACTTCGCCGCGGCGGTCGAGGTGTGCGCCGGTCGCGAGCCCGAGGCAGCGCTCGACGAACTTGCCGCTGGGCATCAGCGCGCCTTCGCGGCGCTGACGCTGCTCACCGCCGGCGCGTACGCGCTGAGCCCGGTGGTGCACCGCGCCCTGAACTACACCCCGCCGCCGCGCTCCGTCGTCGATGACCTCGACGGCTACGTCGACCTGCTGGCCGCCGTCGTCGAACGCGGCTTCCACACGCGCTGA
- a CDS encoding NAD-dependent succinate-semialdehyde dehydrogenase: MTTTAAPQRHPDPERLAAAQAVLDDLPSAWARSTFTVHDPATEEMIAAVPDASVEQALDAVAQADEAGRQWAGSPLRARADVLRSWYERLLESGEELALLITHEMGKPLAEARAEVAYGADFVRWYSEEAVRPHGDSRDLPAGGAQLLTRRSPVGLSVLITPWNFPLAMATRKIAPALAAGCPVIIKPAALTPLTTILAVELARQAGVPEGLVKVVTTSSASAFSEAVLRDPRVRKVSFTGSTSVGSALMRLAADNVLRSSMELGGNAPLLVFDDADLDRAVNGAFAAKMRNGGQSCIAANRMFVQDGIADAFLEGLTEKMSALVVGNGLNDGIGMGPLIDDRAVATMSRLVADATARGAIVETGGVEFDGAGHFFAPTVLSNVPNDAEVAQTEIFGPIAAVQRFRDEDEALALANATELGLAGYVFTESLDRALNVADRLETGIVGINQGVPSNAAAPFGGIKQSGLGREGSAEGLEEYQNIRFYNIARRATR; encoded by the coding sequence ATGACGACAACGGCCGCGCCACAGAGACATCCGGACCCCGAACGGCTGGCGGCCGCACAGGCGGTGCTGGACGATCTGCCCTCGGCATGGGCCAGATCGACCTTCACTGTGCACGATCCGGCCACCGAAGAAATGATCGCGGCAGTCCCCGACGCCAGTGTGGAACAGGCCCTCGATGCGGTGGCCCAGGCGGACGAGGCCGGACGGCAGTGGGCGGGTAGCCCGCTGCGCGCCCGCGCCGACGTGCTGCGCAGCTGGTATGAGCGGCTGCTGGAAAGTGGCGAGGAGCTTGCGCTGCTGATCACCCACGAGATGGGTAAACCGTTGGCCGAGGCGCGCGCCGAGGTGGCTTACGGAGCCGATTTCGTCCGGTGGTATTCGGAGGAGGCGGTGCGTCCGCACGGCGATTCCCGCGACCTCCCGGCCGGCGGGGCACAGCTGTTGACCCGGCGCTCACCGGTCGGGCTCTCGGTACTCATCACGCCGTGGAACTTTCCGCTGGCCATGGCGACCCGCAAGATCGCACCCGCGCTGGCCGCCGGGTGTCCCGTCATCATCAAGCCCGCCGCCCTGACCCCGCTGACGACGATCCTCGCGGTCGAATTGGCCAGGCAGGCCGGCGTTCCCGAGGGTCTGGTCAAGGTGGTGACCACGTCGTCGGCGTCGGCCTTCTCCGAGGCGGTGCTGCGCGATCCCCGAGTACGCAAGGTGTCGTTCACCGGCTCGACCTCGGTAGGCAGCGCGCTCATGCGCCTCGCGGCGGACAATGTGCTGCGGTCGTCGATGGAGTTGGGCGGGAACGCCCCACTGCTCGTCTTCGACGACGCGGACCTCGACAGGGCGGTCAATGGCGCCTTCGCCGCCAAGATGCGCAACGGCGGTCAGTCCTGCATCGCCGCCAATCGCATGTTCGTGCAGGACGGCATTGCCGACGCCTTCCTGGAAGGGCTGACCGAGAAGATGTCTGCCCTCGTTGTCGGAAACGGCCTGAACGACGGCATCGGTATGGGTCCGCTGATCGACGACCGCGCGGTCGCCACGATGTCGCGACTGGTTGCCGATGCGACGGCGCGGGGCGCCATCGTGGAGACGGGTGGAGTCGAGTTCGACGGCGCCGGTCACTTTTTCGCACCCACCGTGCTCAGCAACGTGCCCAACGATGCCGAGGTGGCCCAGACGGAGATCTTCGGGCCGATCGCCGCGGTTCAGCGATTCCGCGACGAGGACGAGGCCCTCGCCCTGGCCAACGCCACCGAATTGGGCCTTGCCGGTTACGTCTTCACCGAGAGTCTCGACAGGGCACTCAATGTCGCGGATCGGCTCGAGACCGGCATTGTCGGAATCAACCAGGGCGTACCGTCGAACGCCGCCGCACCGTTCGGCGGGATCAAGCAGTCCGGGCTGGGCCGCGAAGGCAGCGCCGAAGGCCTCGAGGAATACCAGAACATCCGGTTCTACAACATCGCTCGCCGCGCCACCCGCTGA
- a CDS encoding aminotransferase family protein — protein sequence MSTPRRLDGPALWPAQAHVPSVLGRQLVIDRGAGSYIWTTDGRRLFDGTAGLWHANVGHGRHELARVAAEQMQRLETYHIFGRFVNDKALALGERLAAMSPIPDAKVILNSGGADSIEVACKLARRHWQREGRSTKTIVLSREYAYHGLHAFGTSIAGLDFNREGYGTESLVPETARIPLHDLDAAAAVIADIGAENIAALVTEPVLGTGGVHPPREGYLAGLAALCRDNDILLIFDEVITGFGRTGTMFAAERFGVTPDLLTFAKGVTSGYAPLGGVLVSQQIWQPFYLDERNTPIFRHGATYAGHATAAAVALANLDILDREGLLERVKELEAQLAEGLARLDVTRPSVSEVRVCGLLAGVALTDDYDAVAVTDALLDRGFVARPLRGNTVQLSPPFITTDAELAELIGALDDTLAEQEQK from the coding sequence ATGTCCACCCCCCGCCGCCTCGACGGGCCCGCGCTGTGGCCCGCGCAGGCACACGTTCCCTCAGTTCTCGGTCGGCAGTTGGTGATCGACCGCGGCGCGGGTTCCTACATCTGGACCACCGACGGGCGGCGCCTGTTCGACGGCACCGCCGGGCTGTGGCATGCCAACGTCGGCCACGGCCGGCACGAGTTGGCGCGGGTGGCCGCCGAGCAGATGCAACGGCTGGAGACCTACCACATCTTCGGCCGCTTCGTGAACGACAAGGCGCTGGCCCTCGGGGAGCGGCTGGCCGCGATGTCACCCATCCCGGACGCCAAAGTCATTCTCAACTCGGGAGGGGCGGACTCGATCGAGGTCGCCTGCAAACTGGCCCGGCGGCACTGGCAGCGCGAGGGCAGGTCGACCAAGACGATCGTCCTCAGCCGCGAATACGCCTATCACGGTCTGCACGCCTTCGGCACGAGCATCGCAGGGCTGGACTTCAATCGCGAGGGCTACGGCACCGAGTCGCTGGTGCCCGAGACCGCGCGGATCCCGCTGCATGATCTCGATGCCGCGGCGGCCGTGATCGCCGACATCGGAGCGGAGAACATCGCCGCGCTGGTGACCGAGCCCGTTCTCGGAACCGGGGGCGTGCATCCACCGCGGGAGGGGTATCTGGCCGGGCTGGCTGCGCTCTGTCGTGACAATGACATCCTGTTGATCTTCGATGAGGTCATCACCGGATTCGGCCGTACCGGAACGATGTTCGCCGCCGAACGCTTTGGCGTCACACCCGACCTGCTGACCTTCGCCAAGGGCGTCACATCGGGGTATGCGCCGCTCGGCGGTGTCCTGGTCAGCCAGCAGATCTGGCAGCCCTTCTATCTCGACGAGCGAAACACTCCGATCTTCCGGCACGGAGCAACCTACGCGGGCCACGCCACCGCGGCCGCGGTCGCACTGGCCAACCTCGACATTCTCGATCGCGAAGGGCTGCTCGAGCGCGTCAAAGAACTCGAGGCGCAGCTGGCCGAGGGGCTGGCACGGCTGGATGTCACCCGACCGTCGGTCTCCGAGGTCCGGGTGTGCGGCCTACTGGCCGGGGTGGCTCTCACCGACGACTACGACGCCGTCGCGGTGACCGACGCCCTGCTCGACCGGGGCTTCGTGGCGCGGCCGTTGCGGGGCAACACCGTCCAGCTGAGTCCGCCCTTCATCACCACTGACGCGGAGCTGGCCGAGCTCATCGGCGCCCTCGACGACACCCTGGCCGAACAGGAGCAGAAATGA